From the genome of Hymenobacter cellulosilyticus, one region includes:
- a CDS encoding Ig-like domain-containing protein, whose product MKRYFLGPLAFLLPVAAASAQSFAVTGLLPAANSTAMPRTGSVSVRFSQPLAADAATAGGLKVFSSQYSGLLPGTTTVAANSLTFQPANGFRPGEKVLVSVPTTVRSSTGTTLARPTVYELTAAAQGAAVRLRPRLRWLWATAPST is encoded by the coding sequence ATGAAGCGTTACTTCCTGGGGCCGCTGGCCTTCCTGTTGCCAGTGGCTGCTGCCTCAGCTCAAAGCTTTGCCGTGACGGGCCTGCTGCCCGCCGCCAATTCTACTGCCATGCCGCGCACCGGCAGCGTAAGCGTCCGGTTTTCGCAGCCGCTGGCCGCCGATGCGGCCACGGCCGGTGGCCTGAAAGTGTTCAGCAGCCAATATTCGGGGCTGTTGCCAGGCACCACGACTGTGGCTGCCAATAGCCTCACCTTTCAGCCCGCTAACGGCTTCCGGCCCGGCGAGAAAGTACTGGTGAGCGTGCCCACCACGGTACGCAGCAGCACTGGTACTACCCTGGCCCGCCCCACAGTGTACGAACTGACTGCCGCCGCCCAGGGGGCAGCGGTACGTTTGCGGCCCCGGTTACGCTGGCTATGGGCAACGGCCCCTTCAACGTGA
- a CDS encoding FG-GAP repeat domain-containing protein has translation MGNGPFNVTTGDVNNDGPLDLVTANLGGSDVSIRLNNGQGTFGGTISVRVGGIPFWVLLGDVDGDRDLDILTANYGTGTVSIRPNDGRGVFGAGSDLPVGIQPRHLALTDVDGDGDLDILAVGDGANPGLRMLRNNGAGTFAAAEVVVTGSAPWFVAPPTWRATVTRMRW, from the coding sequence ATGGGCAACGGCCCCTTCAACGTGACGACCGGCGACGTGAATAACGACGGCCCCCTGGACTTGGTGACGGCCAACCTGGGCGGCAGTGACGTAAGCATACGCCTCAATAACGGGCAGGGGACGTTCGGGGGAACCATTAGCGTGCGAGTCGGCGGTATTCCGTTCTGGGTGCTGCTAGGCGACGTGGACGGGGATAGAGACCTGGATATTCTCACGGCCAACTACGGCACCGGCACCGTAAGCATCCGGCCCAACGATGGCCGGGGCGTGTTTGGAGCAGGCAGCGACTTGCCCGTGGGCATCCAGCCCCGGCACCTGGCCCTGACCGACGTGGACGGGGACGGCGACCTGGATATTCTGGCCGTGGGCGACGGAGCCAATCCGGGGCTGCGCATGCTGCGCAATAACGGCGCGGGCACCTTCGCGGCTGCGGAGGTGGTCGTAACCGGCAGTGCGCCGTGGTTTGTGGCCCCGCCGACGTGGAGGGCGACGGTGACCAGGATGCGCTGGTAA
- a CDS encoding FG-GAP-like repeat-containing protein, with product MVCGPADVEGDGDQDALVINYDVEGTVDLLRNDGNGGFVRSVALRLGGELSNMATADMDADGDLDLLITNIRNSTVTLARNDGQGAFSVVSTFLALGMPRVVVPADVNGDGAPDVVVSCQGTDQVLVALNNGTGQLTLSATLTTGREPIGVTTGDIDTDGDLDVLVANISSGSVSTWLNNAAGPTLSTKAGQEAARLQLAPNPAHQAARVQVPTGTTQVQIFSSLGQLVHSQAVGAGQAEVTVPLAGLPAGVYLVRAGQAVARLVVE from the coding sequence GTGGTTTGTGGCCCCGCCGACGTGGAGGGCGACGGTGACCAGGATGCGCTGGTAATCAACTATGACGTGGAGGGCACCGTGGACTTGCTGCGCAACGACGGAAACGGCGGTTTTGTCCGCTCTGTGGCCCTGCGCCTGGGTGGCGAGTTAAGCAACATGGCCACAGCCGATATGGACGCCGACGGCGACCTGGACCTGCTTATCACGAATATCAGAAACAGCACGGTGACGCTGGCCCGCAACGATGGACAAGGCGCCTTCAGTGTAGTCAGTACGTTTCTGGCCCTTGGAATGCCCCGCGTGGTGGTGCCCGCCGATGTGAACGGAGACGGGGCCCCCGACGTCGTGGTAAGCTGCCAGGGCACGGACCAAGTGCTGGTAGCCCTCAATAATGGCACCGGGCAGCTGACGCTCAGTGCTACCCTTACTACGGGCCGCGAACCAATCGGCGTAACGACCGGCGACATCGACACCGACGGCGACCTGGATGTGCTGGTTGCTAACATTAGCAGCGGAAGTGTGTCGACCTGGCTCAACAACGCGGCTGGCCCCACCCTGAGCACCAAAGCCGGGCAGGAGGCAGCTCGCTTGCAGCTGGCGCCCAACCCGGCCCATCAGGCGGCCCGCGTACAGGTACCCACTGGGACAACTCAGGTACAGATTTTTAGTAGCCTGGGGCAGCTGGTACACAGCCAGGCCGTGGGGGCAGGCCAAGCCGAGGTAACAGTGCCGTTGGCCGGGCTGCCGGCGGGCGTATACCTGGTGCGGGCCGGGCAAGCCGTGGCGCGGCTGGTGGTGGAGTAG